One Sporomusaceae bacterium DNA segment encodes these proteins:
- the ilvN gene encoding acetolactate synthase small subunit codes for MKHVLSILVYNQPGVLVRVAGMFSRRGFNIHSLAVGTTQDPRYSRITVVVCGDNGILDQVVKQLDKLVEVEAIQLLPPEASVRRGIAMVKIAAGGDKRAEVLKLAEVFRANIVDISEQTATFEITGDDDKIDAFVDLLGPYGILETVRTGLAGLARGESNIHQYERREYYEQIVL; via the coding sequence GTGAAACACGTGCTGTCGATACTGGTCTACAATCAGCCCGGCGTGCTGGTCAGGGTAGCGGGCATGTTCTCCCGGCGGGGCTTCAATATCCACAGCCTGGCCGTCGGCACGACCCAAGACCCGAGATATTCGCGAATTACCGTGGTGGTGTGCGGCGACAACGGCATCCTCGATCAGGTCGTCAAACAGCTCGACAAACTCGTCGAGGTCGAAGCAATCCAGCTCCTGCCCCCCGAGGCCTCGGTACGGCGGGGGATCGCGATGGTCAAGATCGCGGCCGGCGGCGACAAGCGGGCCGAAGTCCTCAAACTCGCCGAAGTGTTCCGCGCCAACATCGTCGACATTTCCGAGCAAACGGCCACCTTCGAAATCACCGGCGACGACGACAAGATAGATGCCTTCGTCGACCTGCTCGGCCCCTACGGCATCCTGGAAACGGTCCGCACCGGCCTCGCCGGTCTGGCCAGGGGCGAGAGCAACATCCACCAGTACGAGAGGAGAGAATACTATGAGCAAATTGTATTATGA
- the ilvB gene encoding biosynthetic-type acetolactate synthase large subunit, giving the protein MQLTGAEAVVKSLVEEGVDTVFGYPGGQIMPLYDALYDAPLRHILTVHEQGAVHAADGYARASGKVGVCIATSGPGATNLVTGLAAAYLDSVPLVAITGQVPTGMLGRDSFQEVDITGITMSVTKHNFLVRDAARVPEVMRLAFRIARSGRPGPVLVDLPRDVQQGLMTFYPAEPAPAKRNGDGARAEEALRRAAAAITAARRPVMVLGGGVIRGQASREASLLAEKLGLPVVSTLMGLGALPSTHPQWLGLTGMHGHVAANRTVHEADLVIAVGSRFSDRVTGDPKRYPAGKTFIHLDIDRSEVGKNVASHIALIGELRPLLASLAAQAAAGDIADWNGAVAAWREENKPEYCADSLNAPWIMREISRHAAGQPVVFATDVGQHQMWAAQHMSVDAPGTWLTSGGLGCMGFGLPAAMGAQVAAPDHRVILVAGDGGFKMTGMELYTLAAYNLPVIAVVIDNRCLGMVRQWQQLFYRERYSSSLAPREMDFAAFAEVCGVPGRRVATPAEFTAAFTAAWQAGGPAVIAADIATKDIVTPMIAPGAALNEFVK; this is encoded by the coding sequence ATGCAGCTAACCGGAGCGGAGGCTGTCGTAAAAAGCCTTGTGGAAGAAGGCGTCGATACCGTATTCGGCTATCCCGGCGGCCAGATCATGCCGCTTTATGACGCGCTCTACGACGCGCCCCTCAGGCACATCCTCACCGTCCACGAGCAGGGGGCCGTCCACGCCGCCGACGGCTACGCCCGCGCCAGCGGCAAGGTCGGGGTGTGCATCGCCACCTCAGGCCCGGGGGCGACCAACCTCGTCACCGGGTTGGCCGCCGCCTACCTCGACTCGGTGCCGCTCGTCGCCATCACCGGCCAGGTGCCCACCGGCATGCTCGGCCGCGACTCCTTCCAGGAAGTCGACATCACCGGCATCACCATGTCGGTCACCAAGCACAACTTCCTTGTCCGCGACGCCGCCCGCGTCCCCGAAGTTATGCGCCTGGCCTTCCGCATCGCCCGCTCAGGGCGGCCGGGGCCGGTGCTTGTCGACCTGCCGCGCGACGTCCAGCAGGGCCTTATGACCTTTTACCCCGCCGAACCTGCACCCGCCAAGCGTAACGGGGACGGCGCGCGGGCAGAAGAGGCGCTCAGGCGGGCGGCGGCGGCGATAACGGCGGCCCGGCGGCCGGTCATGGTCCTGGGCGGCGGCGTCATCCGCGGCCAGGCCAGCCGCGAGGCGTCGCTGCTTGCCGAAAAGCTCGGCCTGCCGGTCGTCAGCACCCTCATGGGACTCGGCGCTCTGCCGTCCACCCATCCCCAGTGGCTCGGCCTCACCGGCATGCACGGCCACGTCGCCGCCAACCGCACCGTCCACGAAGCAGACCTCGTCATCGCCGTCGGCAGCCGCTTCAGCGACCGCGTCACCGGCGACCCCAAACGCTACCCGGCCGGCAAAACCTTTATCCACCTCGACATTGACCGCTCCGAAGTCGGCAAAAACGTCGCCAGCCACATCGCCCTCATCGGCGAACTGCGGCCGCTGCTTGCCAGCCTCGCCGCCCAGGCCGCCGCAGGCGACATCGCCGACTGGAATGGCGCCGTCGCCGCCTGGCGGGAAGAAAACAAACCCGAATACTGCGCCGACAGCCTCAACGCCCCCTGGATAATGCGCGAGATCTCCCGCCACGCCGCCGGCCAGCCCGTCGTCTTCGCCACCGATGTCGGCCAGCACCAGATGTGGGCCGCCCAGCACATGTCCGTCGACGCCCCCGGCACCTGGCTGACCTCCGGCGGCCTCGGCTGCATGGGCTTCGGTCTCCCCGCCGCCATGGGGGCTCAGGTCGCCGCTCCCGATCACCGCGTCATCCTCGTCGCCGGCGACGGCGGCTTCAAGATGACCGGCATGGAGCTCTACACCCTCGCCGCCTACAACCTGCCGGTGATCGCCGTCGTCATCGACAACCGTTGCCTGGGCATGGTTCGCCAGTGGCAGCAGCTCTTCTACCGCGAACGTTACTCCTCCAGTCTCGCGCCACGGGAAATGGACTTCGCCGCCTTCGCCGAAGTGTGCGGCGTTCCCGGCAGGCGGGTCGCCACCCCGGCCGAGTTCACCGCCGCCTTTACCGCCGCCTGGCAGGCCGGTGGGCCGGCCGTCATCGCCGCCGACATTGCGACAAAGGATATTGTGACGCCGATGATTGCCCCCGGAGCCGCCTTGAACGAATTTGTAAAGTAA
- the leuC gene encoding 3-isopropylmalate dehydratase large subunit: MGMTMTEKILARHAGMDSVVPGQLIKCRVDLVLSNDITGPPAIVEFEKIGRPVFDRHKIALVPDHFTPNKDIKSAEQAKSLRDFAKKHDITHYWEIGRMGIEHVLLPEEGLIAPGELIIGADSHTCTYGALGAFASGVGHTDAGAAMATGDTWFKVPTAIKVELTGKPSRWVTGKDVILTLIGMIGVEGARYQALEFTGPGVAALTMTDRFTIANMAVEAGAKNGIFPVDGATEAYIADKVKRRYTAVAADPDAQYAQTVAIDLGSLTPTVAMPHLPENVKPAAELGHIAIDQAVIGSCTNGRLDDLAQAASVLAGRKIHPDVRAIVIPGTQQIYAEAMARGYIATFIRAGAVVSTPTCGPCLGGYMGILAAGERAISTTNRNFRGRMGHVDSEVYLASPAVAAASAVTGHISDPREVMK, from the coding sequence ATGGGCATGACAATGACGGAGAAAATCCTCGCCCGCCACGCGGGCATGGACAGCGTCGTCCCCGGCCAGCTCATCAAATGCCGGGTCGACCTCGTCCTCAGTAACGACATCACCGGGCCGCCGGCCATCGTCGAGTTCGAAAAAATCGGCCGCCCCGTCTTCGACCGGCACAAAATAGCCCTCGTTCCCGACCACTTCACCCCCAACAAAGACATCAAATCCGCCGAGCAGGCCAAATCCCTCCGCGACTTCGCCAAAAAGCACGACATTACCCACTACTGGGAAATCGGCCGCATGGGCATCGAACACGTACTCCTGCCCGAAGAAGGCCTCATCGCCCCCGGCGAACTCATCATCGGCGCCGACTCCCACACCTGCACCTACGGCGCCCTCGGCGCCTTCGCCAGCGGCGTCGGCCACACCGACGCGGGCGCGGCCATGGCCACCGGCGACACCTGGTTCAAAGTGCCTACCGCCATCAAAGTCGAGCTAACCGGCAAGCCGTCGCGCTGGGTCACCGGCAAAGACGTCATCCTCACCCTCATCGGCATGATCGGCGTCGAAGGCGCCCGCTACCAGGCCCTCGAATTCACCGGCCCCGGCGTTGCCGCCCTGACGATGACCGACCGCTTCACCATCGCCAACATGGCCGTCGAAGCCGGCGCCAAAAACGGCATCTTCCCCGTCGACGGCGCCACCGAAGCCTATATAGCCGACAAAGTCAAGCGGCGCTACACCGCCGTCGCCGCCGACCCCGACGCCCAGTACGCCCAGACCGTCGCCATCGACCTCGGCAGCCTCACCCCCACCGTCGCCATGCCCCACCTGCCGGAAAATGTCAAACCGGCGGCAGAACTTGGTCACATCGCCATCGACCAGGCCGTCATCGGCTCCTGCACCAACGGTCGCCTCGACGACCTTGCCCAGGCCGCGTCTGTCCTGGCCGGCCGTAAGATCCATCCCGACGTGCGGGCCATCGTCATCCCCGGCACACAGCAGATATACGCCGAAGCAATGGCCCGCGGCTACATCGCCACCTTCATCCGCGCCGGCGCCGTCGTCAGCACCCCCACCTGCGGGCCTTGCCTGGGCGGCTACATGGGCATCCTCGCCGCCGGCGAACGGGCCATCAGCACCACCAACCGCAACTTCCGCGGCCGCATGGGCCATGTCGACAGCGAGGTCTACCTCGCCAGCCCGGCCGTCGCCGCCGCCAGCGCCGTCACCGGCCATATCTCCGACCCCCGGGAGGTGATGAAATGA
- a CDS encoding 3-isopropylmalate dehydratase small subunit, translated as MILEGNVWRYGDNVDTDVIIPARYLNTADPKALAAHCMEDLDPTFAGKVKPGDIIVAGRNFGCGSSREHAPLAIKTSGVTCVIADGFARIFYRNGINIGLPLVELGAAVAEIKSGDRIRVDLGGGTIENLASGKKFAIQPLPGFIQDIAKAGGLINYVKEEKA; from the coding sequence ATGATTCTCGAAGGAAACGTCTGGCGCTACGGAGACAACGTCGATACCGACGTCATCATCCCCGCCCGCTACCTCAACACCGCCGACCCCAAAGCCCTCGCCGCCCACTGCATGGAAGACCTCGACCCCACCTTCGCCGGCAAAGTCAAGCCGGGGGACATCATCGTCGCCGGCCGCAACTTCGGCTGCGGCTCCTCCCGCGAGCACGCCCCCCTCGCCATCAAGACCAGCGGCGTCACCTGCGTCATCGCCGACGGCTTCGCCCGTATCTTCTACCGCAACGGCATCAACATCGGCCTGCCCCTCGTCGAACTGGGCGCGGCCGTCGCCGAAATCAAAAGCGGCGACCGGATACGCGTCGACCTCGGCGGCGGCACCATCGAAAACCTCGCCAGCGGCAAAAAATTCGCCATCCAGCCGCTGCCCGGCTTCATCCAGGACATCGCTAAGGCCGGCGGCCTCATCAACTACGTCAAGGAGGAAAAGGCGTGA
- the ilvB gene encoding biosynthetic-type acetolactate synthase large subunit: protein MRISGAQIIVECLKEQGVDTVFGYPGGTILPLYDALHGSPVRHILTAHEQGAAHAADGFARASGRVGVCIATSGPGATNLVTGLAAAFMDSVPVVAITGQVPTSLIGRDAFQEVDITGITMPITKHNFLVKDPAKLAETLRYAFRIAASGRPGPVLVDVPRDVQTAAVLFEPATAPDRVPFAMSGAVLARIDAAAAAIASARQPAVIVGGGAVAAEASAEVAALAERLACPVVSTLMGLGAIPASHPLFLGLTGMHGHKPANNCIHDADLIIAVGSRFSDRVTGDRAKYAAGKTVIHIDVDPAEIDKNVAAGIGLTGDMKTILAFLSARVPGGDTKAWWEKIAAWQADNRSESSGERLTAPSLFAEISAQTAGAECIFATDVGQHQMWAAQHLKIETPRTWLTSGGLGAMGFGLPAAMGAQFASPGKRVIHIAGDGGFKMTGAELYTVAAHRLPVISVIVNNNGLGMIRQLQHAFFAKRYTACELPAVDFTAFAAAFGIPAATADTPQEFAAAFAAALASPGPRVIVANIAAEDLVTPMVPPGAAINAYLDI, encoded by the coding sequence GTGCGTATCTCAGGCGCCCAAATCATCGTCGAATGCCTCAAAGAACAAGGCGTCGACACCGTCTTCGGCTACCCCGGCGGCACAATCCTGCCGCTCTACGATGCCCTCCACGGCTCGCCCGTAAGGCACATTCTCACCGCCCACGAACAGGGAGCGGCCCACGCCGCAGACGGCTTTGCCCGCGCCAGCGGCCGGGTCGGGGTATGCATCGCCACCTCCGGACCGGGCGCCACCAACCTTGTCACCGGCCTGGCGGCCGCCTTCATGGACTCCGTTCCCGTCGTCGCCATCACCGGCCAGGTACCCACCTCCCTCATCGGCCGCGATGCCTTTCAGGAAGTCGACATCACCGGCATAACAATGCCAATAACCAAGCACAACTTCCTTGTCAAAGACCCCGCCAAGCTGGCCGAAACCCTTCGCTACGCCTTCCGCATCGCCGCCTCCGGCCGCCCCGGCCCGGTGCTTGTCGACGTCCCGCGCGACGTCCAGACCGCTGCCGTGCTGTTCGAGCCGGCCACCGCCCCGGACAGAGTGCCCTTCGCCATGAGCGGGGCTGTGCTGGCCCGCATCGACGCCGCGGCCGCAGCCATCGCCAGCGCCCGGCAGCCGGCCGTCATCGTCGGCGGCGGCGCCGTAGCTGCCGAAGCCTCGGCCGAGGTCGCCGCGCTGGCCGAAAGGCTCGCCTGCCCGGTCGTCAGCACCCTCATGGGCCTTGGCGCCATCCCCGCCTCCCATCCGCTCTTCCTCGGCCTTACCGGCATGCATGGCCACAAACCGGCCAACAACTGCATCCACGACGCCGACCTTATCATCGCCGTCGGCAGCCGCTTCAGCGACCGCGTGACAGGCGACCGGGCCAAATACGCCGCCGGCAAAACCGTCATCCACATCGATGTCGACCCGGCGGAGATAGACAAAAACGTCGCCGCCGGCATCGGTCTTACCGGCGACATGAAAACCATCCTCGCCTTTCTGAGCGCCAGGGTGCCCGGAGGTGACACAAAAGCCTGGTGGGAAAAGATCGCCGCATGGCAGGCCGATAACCGCTCAGAGTCCAGCGGAGAGCGTCTTACCGCTCCGTCGTTGTTCGCGGAAATTTCCGCCCAGACCGCCGGCGCCGAGTGCATATTCGCCACCGACGTCGGCCAGCATCAGATGTGGGCCGCCCAGCACCTCAAGATCGAAACCCCGCGCACCTGGCTTACCTCCGGCGGTCTCGGCGCCATGGGCTTTGGCTTGCCGGCCGCCATGGGGGCGCAGTTCGCCTCGCCCGGCAAACGCGTCATCCACATCGCCGGCGACGGCGGCTTCAAAATGACCGGCGCCGAGCTCTACACCGTCGCCGCCCACCGCCTGCCCGTCATCTCCGTCATCGTCAACAACAACGGTCTCGGCATGATCCGCCAGCTCCAGCACGCCTTCTTCGCCAAACGCTACACCGCCTGCGAACTGCCTGCCGTAGACTTCACCGCCTTTGCCGCCGCCTTCGGCATCCCCGCCGCCACCGCCGATACCCCGCAGGAATTTGCCGCCGCCTTCGCCGCCGCCCTTGCCTCGCCAGGCCCGCGGGTAATCGTCGCCAACATCGCCGCCGAAGACCTCGTAACCCCCATGGTGCCGCCGGGGGCGGCCATCAACGCCTATCTCGATATTTGA
- a CDS encoding 2-isopropylmalate synthase yields the protein MDTRTIRIFDTTLRDGEQTPGVTLNAAEKLEIAQILAKLRVDIIEAGFPAASPGDFAAVSEIAAKVRGPIIAGLARTNPKDIEAAVNALKKAERPRIHTFIATSDIHLQYKLKMTRDEVLAAAQDAVRHARRFVDDVEFSAEDASRSDRDYLCQVFTAAIAAGATTINIPDTVGYTTPDEFGALIRYIRERVPNIGQAVISVHCHNDLGMAVANSLAAVMNGAGQVECTVNGLGERAGNAAMEEIIMAFHTRPEYYRAATGIDTSHIYRASRLVSVLSGVAVQPNKAVVGDNAFAHESGIHQHGVLNNALTYEIMRPETIGLNRNALILGKLSGRHALEERLKTLGYDLEPERINEIFVKFKELADRKKMVFDRDIEALVAEKASEMPEWYRLVNHHVVSGNQTTATAMVRIETDQGFTEQAACGDGPVDAAFKAIEKAVGFALCLKDYQIKAVTSGEDALGEATVWLEQDGRVISGRGLSTDVIEASAKAYVSAINKLIATCGHPAAGAIAAGGE from the coding sequence ATGGACACAAGGACAATCAGGATATTCGACACGACGCTGCGGGACGGCGAACAGACCCCGGGCGTTACCCTCAACGCCGCCGAAAAACTGGAGATCGCCCAAATCCTCGCGAAACTTCGCGTCGATATCATCGAAGCCGGTTTTCCGGCTGCCTCCCCCGGCGACTTCGCCGCGGTCAGCGAAATCGCCGCCAAAGTTCGCGGGCCGATCATCGCCGGCCTGGCCCGCACCAACCCCAAGGACATCGAGGCCGCCGTCAACGCCCTCAAAAAAGCCGAACGGCCGCGCATCCACACCTTCATCGCCACCAGCGACATCCACCTGCAATACAAGCTCAAGATGACCAGGGACGAAGTGCTGGCCGCCGCACAGGACGCGGTCCGCCACGCCCGCAGGTTCGTCGACGACGTCGAATTCTCCGCCGAAGACGCCTCCCGCTCCGACCGCGACTATCTCTGCCAGGTCTTTACCGCCGCAATCGCCGCCGGCGCCACAACAATAAACATCCCCGACACCGTCGGCTACACCACGCCGGACGAATTCGGCGCCCTCATCCGCTACATCCGCGAGCGCGTCCCCAACATCGGACAGGCCGTCATCAGCGTCCACTGCCATAACGACCTCGGCATGGCGGTCGCCAACTCGCTGGCCGCCGTCATGAACGGCGCCGGTCAGGTCGAGTGCACCGTAAACGGCCTCGGCGAGCGGGCCGGTAACGCCGCCATGGAAGAAATCATCATGGCCTTCCACACCCGCCCCGAATACTACCGGGCCGCCACCGGCATCGACACCAGCCACATCTACCGCGCTTCGCGGCTGGTCAGCGTCCTCAGCGGCGTCGCCGTCCAGCCCAACAAAGCCGTCGTCGGCGACAACGCCTTCGCCCACGAATCGGGCATCCACCAGCACGGCGTCCTCAATAACGCCCTAACCTACGAAATCATGCGTCCCGAAACCATTGGCCTCAACCGCAACGCCCTCATCCTCGGCAAACTCTCCGGCCGCCACGCCCTCGAAGAGCGCCTCAAAACCCTCGGCTACGACCTCGAACCCGAGCGCATCAACGAAATCTTCGTCAAATTCAAAGAACTGGCCGACCGCAAAAAGATGGTCTTCGACCGCGACATCGAAGCCCTCGTCGCCGAAAAGGCGTCCGAGATGCCTGAATGGTACCGCCTCGTAAACCACCACGTCGTCAGCGGCAACCAGACAACCGCCACCGCCATGGTCAGAATCGAGACCGACCAAGGCTTCACCGAGCAGGCCGCCTGCGGCGACGGGCCGGTGGACGCCGCCTTCAAAGCGATTGAAAAAGCGGTGGGCTTCGCGCTCTGTCTCAAAGACTACCAGATCAAAGCCGTCACCTCGGGTGAAGACGCCCTCGGCGAAGCGACCGTATGGCTCGAACAGGACGGCCGGGTCATCAGCGGCCGCGGTCTCAGCACCGACGTCATCGAAGCCAGCGCCAAGGCGTACGTCAGCGCCATCAATAAACTCATCGCCACCTGCGGCCATCCGGCCGCCGGCGCGATTGCAGCGGGAGGAGAATAA
- the ilvC gene encoding ketol-acid reductoisomerase produces the protein MSKLYYDLDANWDMISSKKIAVIGYGSQGHAHALNLKESGIDVTVGLYKGSKSWQKAETDGLKVAAVADAVACADIVMILIPDERQGQVYRDHIAPNLKAGASLAFAHGFNIHFSQVVPPGNIDVFMVAPKGPGHLVRRMYTEGKGVPCLMAVYQNFTGNAQEIALAYARGIGGTRAGVLATTFKEETETDLFGEQAVLCGGVTELIKAGFETLVEAGYQPESAYFECLHEMKLIVDLMYEGGIGMMRYSISDTAEFGDYMTGRRIIPDSTRAEMRQILAEIQSGEFAKKWILENQANRPVFNAMRRSEAEHQIEKVGKDLRAMMPWLKK, from the coding sequence ATGAGCAAATTGTATTATGATCTTGACGCCAACTGGGATATGATCAGCAGCAAGAAAATCGCCGTCATCGGTTACGGCAGCCAGGGCCACGCCCACGCCCTCAACCTCAAGGAGAGCGGCATCGACGTAACCGTCGGCCTCTATAAAGGCAGCAAATCCTGGCAGAAAGCCGAAACCGACGGCCTCAAAGTAGCCGCCGTCGCCGACGCCGTCGCCTGCGCCGACATCGTCATGATCCTCATCCCCGACGAAAGACAGGGCCAGGTCTACCGCGACCACATCGCCCCCAACCTCAAAGCCGGCGCTTCCCTCGCCTTCGCCCACGGCTTCAACATCCACTTCAGCCAGGTCGTGCCTCCCGGCAACATCGACGTCTTTATGGTCGCCCCCAAAGGCCCCGGCCACCTCGTCCGGCGGATGTACACCGAAGGCAAAGGCGTCCCCTGCCTGATGGCCGTCTACCAGAACTTCACCGGCAACGCCCAGGAAATCGCCCTCGCTTATGCACGGGGCATTGGCGGCACCCGCGCCGGCGTCCTCGCCACCACCTTCAAGGAAGAAACCGAGACCGACCTCTTCGGCGAACAGGCCGTCCTCTGCGGCGGTGTAACCGAGCTCATCAAGGCGGGCTTCGAAACCCTCGTGGAAGCCGGCTATCAGCCCGAATCGGCCTACTTCGAGTGCCTGCACGAAATGAAGCTCATCGTCGACCTCATGTACGAAGGCGGCATCGGCATGATGCGCTACTCCATCAGCGACACCGCCGAATTCGGCGACTACATGACAGGCAGACGCATCATCCCCGACTCGACCCGCGCAGAGATGCGGCAGATCCTCGCCGAAATCCAGAGCGGCGAGTTCGCCAAAAAATGGATCCTCGAAAATCAGGCCAACCGCCCTGTCTTCAACGCCATGCGCAGGAGCGAGGCCGAGCACCAGATCGAAAAAGTCGGCAAAGACCTCAGAGCCATGATGCCCTGGCTCAAGAAATAA
- the leuB gene encoding 3-isopropylmalate dehydrogenase, whose translation MSSRKIVVIPGDGIGPEVTAAAQEILALAASKAGLDLQYTTCLAGGAAIDARGVPLPEDTLAAAKIADAVLLGAVGGPKWDTVAPDIRPEKAILGLRKALGLYANLRPVKVSGALAAYSPLKPEIVTGTDILIVRELTGGIYFGPKCESETADGAERAWDTEIYSVPEVARIVRMACQAAKGRRGKVTSVDKANVLASSRLWRRVATATAQEAGVDIAHMYVDNCAMQLVLGPKTFDVIVTGNLFGDILSDEAAVVAGSIGLLPSASIGDGPGLYEPIHGSAPDIAGQGIANPVGTILSAAMLLRHSLKAEAPAAAIEQAVDAVLAGGYRTADLYRPGLTKVSTEDIAKLISKQLQ comes from the coding sequence GTGAGCAGCAGAAAAATCGTCGTCATCCCCGGCGACGGCATCGGCCCCGAAGTCACCGCCGCCGCGCAGGAAATCCTCGCCCTCGCGGCCAGCAAAGCCGGCCTTGACCTCCAATACACCACCTGCCTCGCCGGCGGCGCGGCTATCGACGCGCGTGGCGTGCCCCTGCCTGAAGACACCCTGGCTGCCGCCAAGATCGCCGATGCCGTCCTCCTCGGCGCGGTCGGCGGGCCCAAATGGGACACCGTCGCCCCCGACATCCGTCCCGAGAAAGCCATCCTCGGCCTCCGCAAAGCCCTCGGCCTCTACGCCAACCTGCGGCCAGTCAAAGTTTCCGGCGCTTTAGCCGCCTACTCGCCCCTCAAGCCTGAAATCGTCACCGGCACAGACATCCTCATCGTCCGCGAACTAACCGGCGGCATCTACTTCGGGCCAAAATGCGAAAGCGAGACTGCGGACGGCGCGGAACGGGCCTGGGACACCGAAATATACAGCGTTCCCGAGGTCGCCCGCATCGTCAGGATGGCTTGCCAGGCCGCCAAAGGCCGCCGCGGCAAAGTCACCTCGGTCGACAAAGCCAACGTCCTCGCCTCCTCCCGCCTCTGGCGGCGGGTCGCCACCGCCACCGCCCAGGAAGCGGGCGTCGACATCGCCCATATGTACGTCGACAACTGCGCTATGCAGCTCGTCCTCGGCCCCAAAACCTTCGACGTCATCGTCACCGGCAACCTGTTCGGCGACATATTGAGCGACGAAGCGGCCGTAGTCGCCGGCTCCATCGGCCTCCTGCCCTCAGCCAGCATCGGCGACGGCCCCGGTCTCTACGAGCCCATCCACGGCTCCGCCCCCGACATCGCCGGCCAAGGCATCGCCAACCCCGTCGGCACCATCCTCTCGGCCGCCATGCTGCTCCGCCACTCCCTCAAGGCCGAAGCGCCCGCCGCCGCCATCGAGCAAGCCGTCGACGCCGTCCTCGCCGGTGGCTACCGCACCGCGGATTTGTACAGACCGGGACTGACGAAAGTATCGACCGAAGATATTGCTAAACTGATAAGCAAACAACTCCAATAG